In Mangrovivirga cuniculi, the following proteins share a genomic window:
- the pheA gene encoding prephenate dehydratase — protein sequence MKLEDLRKKIDNLDDQILDLLNERMEIVNSVGQLKRSSNSIIYRPEREKAIIDRLTSRSKGLMKQKSIEAVFLEIFAVSRNLELPERVAFLGPEGSFTHQAAESRFGANSEYLSIKSISSVFETISAGRARFGVVPVENNQEGIVQETIDLIGRHDLHIVAEIPLPIHFSFATMQEKISGIKKIYSKDIAFRQCRNFLDDLFGDQVELIPVNSTSTAVKISKDEPNSAAICSHIAAKEYGLPILFENIEDSDTNHTRFWILAKDMINQPSHQNKTSLLAKLPDSPGSLASFLEAFHTAGINLSKVESRPAKEGKKFKYWFFVECDGHFQDAKIQDALAPFIKNVKWLGSYVKLC from the coding sequence GTGAAATTAGAAGACTTAAGAAAGAAGATTGATAATCTGGATGATCAAATTCTGGACTTGCTTAATGAGCGAATGGAAATTGTCAATAGCGTTGGACAATTAAAAAGATCTTCTAATTCTATAATTTACAGGCCTGAAAGGGAAAAGGCTATAATCGACAGATTAACCAGTCGGTCAAAAGGGTTAATGAAGCAAAAGTCTATAGAGGCTGTTTTCCTTGAAATATTTGCAGTTAGCAGAAATCTTGAGCTTCCGGAAAGAGTCGCTTTCTTAGGTCCTGAGGGAAGTTTCACGCATCAGGCAGCTGAAAGTAGGTTTGGTGCTAATAGTGAATACCTGTCTATAAAATCTATTTCTTCTGTATTTGAGACGATCAGTGCCGGAAGAGCGAGGTTTGGAGTAGTTCCTGTGGAAAACAATCAGGAAGGTATCGTACAGGAAACTATAGACTTGATTGGGAGGCATGATCTTCATATTGTGGCAGAAATACCTTTACCTATTCATTTTTCCTTTGCTACAATGCAGGAAAAGATATCAGGGATCAAGAAGATTTATTCAAAAGATATTGCGTTCAGGCAATGCCGTAATTTTTTAGATGATCTTTTTGGAGACCAGGTTGAGTTAATTCCGGTCAATAGTACATCTACAGCCGTCAAAATATCTAAAGATGAACCTAATTCGGCAGCAATCTGTTCTCATATTGCCGCTAAAGAATATGGCTTACCGATTCTTTTTGAAAACATTGAAGATTCTGATACTAATCACACACGATTTTGGATTCTTGCTAAAGATATGATCAATCAGCCTTCACATCAAAATAAGACTAGTTTACTGGCAAAACTTCCCGATTCACCAGGTAGTCTGGCTAGTTTTCTTGAAGCATTTCACACTGCAGGTATAAACCTCTCGAAAGTCGAAAGCCGTCCGGCAAAAGAAGGTAAGAAATTTAAATACTGGTTTTTCGTTGAATGCGATGGACATTTTCAGGATGCCAAAATTCAGGATGCACTTGCTCCATTTATAAAAAATGTAAAGTGGCTGGGCTCATATGTAAAGCTTTGCTAA
- a CDS encoding head GIN domain-containing protein, translating into MKNIFLNIFFLSFFACLISCDYSDGVRGSGNKVDREEGLSPFSEVEFKGNFEVHLHQADDYKLLIEADDNLMRLIEVDESNGRLEIETTENIYDADDIRIDLYFPDIEKINVSGAVDLKNEGTLILDKLNMDLGGAGAINLTLETDETIIDVSGAGGIKLRGFTEFLAVSLSGAGGLDAKNLVASNADLEISGVGGAQVCVREVLDAEISGIGGVQYYCKPKEIREDINGLGSISEGNNKDNDNDEDY; encoded by the coding sequence ATGAAAAATATTTTTCTTAACATTTTCTTTTTAAGCTTTTTTGCTTGTTTGATTTCCTGCGATTATTCCGATGGAGTAAGAGGATCTGGCAATAAAGTTGATCGTGAAGAAGGATTATCACCTTTTTCTGAAGTTGAATTTAAAGGAAACTTTGAAGTTCACCTTCACCAGGCCGATGATTATAAATTGCTGATCGAGGCAGATGATAATCTAATGAGACTAATTGAAGTCGATGAATCAAACGGCAGACTTGAAATCGAAACTACTGAGAATATTTATGATGCGGATGACATTCGTATTGACTTATATTTTCCTGATATAGAAAAAATCAATGTTTCAGGAGCAGTGGATTTAAAAAATGAAGGTACTTTAATCCTTGATAAATTAAATATGGATCTTGGAGGTGCCGGTGCTATAAATCTTACCCTGGAAACAGATGAAACAATAATTGATGTTTCAGGTGCAGGAGGAATTAAATTAAGAGGCTTCACTGAATTTTTAGCGGTTAGCCTGAGTGGAGCCGGAGGACTTGATGCCAAAAACCTGGTAGCTAGTAATGCAGATTTGGAGATCAGTGGTGTAGGCGGAGCCCAGGTGTGCGTAAGAGAAGTTTTAGATGCAGAAATATCAGGTATTGGTGGAGTACAGTATTATTGCAAACCAAAAGAGATCAGGGAAGATATTAACGGATTAGGTTCTATTAGCGAAGGAAATAATAAAGACAACGATAATGACGAGGATTATTAA
- a CDS encoding serine hydroxymethyltransferase has protein sequence MYRDQKIFDLIAQEKRRQEEGIELIASENFTSPQVMEAMGSVLTNKYAEGLPGKRYYGGCEVVDEVENLAIQRACELFGATWANVQPHSGAQANSAVMLALLNAGDKILGFDLSHGGHLTHGSTVNFSGKLYQPFFYGVDKETGLIDYDQMEETARKEKPKLIICGASAYSRDWDYSRFRTVADEIGAILLADISHPSGLIARGLLNDPLEFCHIVTTTTHKTLRGPRGGMILMREDFENPFGIKTPKGTTKKMTQLLDGGVFPGTQGGPLEHVIAAKAVAYGEALTDEYFNYIVQVEKNAKAMADAFVGKGYDIISGGTDNHLMLIDLRSKGITGKEAENGLVNADITINKNMVPFDDKSPFVTSGMRVGTAAVTTRGMKEDDMKKIVGFIDEVLTNIENEEKVGKIKKDINEWMSGFELYV, from the coding sequence ATGTATAGAGACCAGAAAATTTTTGACTTAATCGCTCAGGAAAAGAGGCGTCAGGAGGAAGGAATAGAATTGATCGCTTCAGAAAATTTTACTTCTCCACAGGTAATGGAAGCTATGGGCAGTGTATTAACAAACAAATATGCTGAAGGCCTGCCAGGAAAACGTTATTACGGGGGTTGTGAAGTAGTTGATGAAGTCGAAAATTTGGCAATCCAACGTGCTTGTGAATTATTTGGTGCAACGTGGGCAAATGTTCAGCCACACTCAGGGGCACAGGCGAACTCGGCTGTAATGCTGGCTTTATTAAATGCGGGAGATAAGATTCTGGGATTTGACTTATCTCACGGAGGTCACCTTACCCACGGTTCGACAGTGAATTTCAGCGGCAAACTATATCAGCCTTTCTTTTACGGAGTAGACAAAGAAACCGGCTTAATCGATTATGATCAGATGGAAGAAACTGCAAGAAAAGAAAAGCCAAAATTAATTATTTGCGGTGCCTCTGCATACAGCCGTGACTGGGATTATTCCAGATTCAGAACTGTTGCTGATGAAATAGGAGCAATTCTTCTCGCTGATATTTCACACCCTAGCGGCCTGATTGCTCGTGGACTATTAAATGACCCGCTTGAATTCTGTCATATTGTAACTACCACTACACATAAAACTTTAAGAGGTCCTCGTGGTGGTATGATTTTAATGAGAGAAGATTTTGAGAATCCATTTGGAATAAAGACACCGAAAGGAACAACCAAAAAAATGACCCAGCTTCTTGATGGGGGAGTGTTCCCTGGTACACAGGGTGGTCCGTTAGAACATGTTATAGCTGCAAAAGCTGTAGCTTACGGAGAAGCTCTAACAGATGAATATTTTAACTATATTGTCCAGGTGGAAAAAAATGCAAAAGCGATGGCTGATGCTTTTGTAGGAAAAGGTTATGATATTATTTCCGGTGGAACAGACAATCATCTGATGCTAATCGACCTGAGATCAAAGGGTATTACTGGTAAAGAAGCGGAGAATGGATTAGTTAATGCTGATATAACTATCAATAAAAACATGGTTCCATTTGATGATAAGTCACCTTTTGTCACTTCAGGTATGCGTGTTGGTACAGCAGCAGTTACGACCAGGGGAATGAAGGAAGATGATATGAAAAAAATCGTTGGTTTTATTGATGAAGTCCTAACAAATATTGAAAACGAAGAAAAGGTAGGCAAAATCAAAAAAG